Proteins encoded by one window of Streptomyces sp. ALI-76-A:
- a CDS encoding GntR family transcriptional regulator translates to MGTTQLETVPEPKYWHLKTVLTEALDSEFSVGEILPNERDLAARFGVARATLRQALEQLELEGRLQRRRGVGTTVAPPRVGVAVGTEQHDWPGAAGDVWQPVDCTLDVPPAAVAAALETGEDQRVHTVRRSRTTHGQPVAAELLYIAESAVPELSAIDAPSGAARARAVLRELQRLELEGQESAVELGSARADDAKELDRLPGAPVLVVTTRYLAAGRTAALSVATYRADTCRLTFGDSGGVEIHQDPERRAS, encoded by the coding sequence GTGGGGACCACGCAGCTGGAAACGGTGCCGGAACCGAAGTACTGGCATCTCAAGACGGTGCTCACGGAGGCACTGGACTCCGAATTCTCCGTGGGCGAGATCCTGCCCAACGAGCGCGACCTCGCCGCTCGCTTCGGTGTCGCCCGCGCCACGCTCCGCCAGGCGCTGGAACAGCTGGAACTGGAGGGCAGGCTCCAGCGCCGCCGCGGTGTCGGTACGACCGTCGCCCCGCCGCGCGTGGGCGTGGCCGTCGGCACGGAGCAGCACGACTGGCCGGGCGCGGCCGGGGACGTCTGGCAGCCCGTCGACTGCACCCTGGACGTGCCGCCCGCGGCCGTCGCCGCCGCCCTGGAGACCGGTGAGGACCAGCGCGTGCACACGGTCCGCCGTTCGCGCACGACCCACGGCCAGCCCGTCGCCGCCGAGCTGCTCTACATCGCGGAGTCGGCGGTGCCCGAGCTGTCGGCCATAGACGCGCCGTCCGGAGCCGCACGCGCGCGTGCCGTGCTGCGCGAGCTCCAGCGGCTGGAGCTGGAGGGCCAGGAGAGCGCCGTCGAACTCGGGTCCGCCCGCGCGGACGACGCGAAGGAGCTGGACCGGCTCCCGGGGGCGCCCGTCCTCGTCGTCACCACCCGTTACCTCGCCGCCGGCCGCACCGCCGCGCTCTCCGTCGCCACGTACCGGGCGGACACCTGCCGGCTGACCTTCGGGGACTCCGGCGGCGTGGAGATCCACCAGGACCCGGAGCGCCGGGCCTCCTGA